The Hydra vulgaris chromosome 05, alternate assembly HydraT2T_AEP genome includes the window TATACACGATGAATGCGACTACGTCAAAgcagaaaaagataaaaatatgtaatgttgcatttattttaaatatatagttttataaataaaaagtcaagGTAagcttagaaaaaaatttttatttacaataaatataaatatatgtatgtatatataaatacatacatacatacatgtatgaatgtatatataaatacatacatacatacatacaaatatatatgtgtatatacatatatgtatatatatatgtatatatatatatatatataatatatatatatttatatatattttaatacatataaatatatatatacacatatatacatatgattatatttatatatatatatatacatacatacatacatacatacatatatatacatacatatatatgtatatatatatatatatatatatatatatatatatatatatatatatatatatatatatatatatatatatatatatatgtatatatatatatatatatatatatatatatatatatatatataaatacatatatatatatacatatataaatatatatatatgcatacatatatacacattaaTACACACAAACACAgattcacacacacacatatatatatatacatttacatataagGTAATATTCAAAGACattcattaagaaaaaaaaaaaaactaacatcaagactaaaaaaaattcagagaAGGTTACTTTTTCCTTCTCTCtcgtttaagaaaaataataaattcaagttatcatttttaaaacctataaatgctgtaaatatttattacttcttttttaaaacataactgactataatgtatataattaaaGACTTTAGACCTTTCCAAACAAATAAGGTGtggttgaaaaaatatttttcaaatttaatacttttatagaTACTTTTATGGTAAtggtttgaaaatatttggtattgtattattattaattgctttatacataaaaattagaagatgatatatatttattttagaagaaatttaaCATTTCTAGATTTTAAAACAATGGTCTTGAATGTGAGAAGCGGTGTGCATTTGATAATAGTCTAGATGCATAATTTTGTTTGCACCTAATTTTGTTTTGGTACTGCAGCAAGCAACGTTTGCACAAATAAGATAGGAATAAATATATGagtaatttatgtattttaaacatgattgATCCATGTATGGTTTTACCTTATATAGTAAtctcatttttttagaaatttttttgtggtCTCtccaatttatatttttcatctAGATGACTAGAAGCTTATTGTCTAAGCATATCATCAAAATCTAATTAGATAGTAGTGCAGGATTTTGGAAATTTTCCATCAGGATTGTAAAAATAGATACAATGTCTGATCATATTAATTCACCACCGAAAAAGCGACTCATAACCACAAAAAACTCCAAAGATAGCGCTTGCAACCAGTAAATTAGTTTTGCTATTTCATAgagaatgtcaaaaaaattacaataacttAGGCATGTTTTCACCTTAACCAAAGCTCATTCTAAGAAATCGATAAATTAATTGACCACCATGATAAGCCCATAGCTTTGTCATGGTGGTCAATTATTTGGCAATTATTACTGCAAGCTGctcaaaaaaattaaccttCTTCAGAAACGgacaataatctttttttgatagCTAGAATGCAATCTGTATcattcattttgattttttatgcgTTACAGTTGATAAAAAGATACCCTTATCGTGTATTGCAATGACGTTGAAGAGTTTGTAGCGGTGGTTCTTCAACTAAGACATTAAGAAACAAATAGTTTTGGTACTAACTTAGGTGTAGATGTAGGGCaaggattttttaaagttactctATTAATTACCCTAAAAttggaaaataataaaacccCAATTAAATTGAAAGTGTGCAACGGATATGGTTTCAAATATATTaagtgtaaacaaaaaattatacttgCCGTTTTGCCTtcattagaaaagaaaaagttgatcattattttttagaagCTCTGTTTAGACCATGCGCCCGATGGATATCTAAAGgtgaaaaattatgaaaagcaAAAATGTACACAAATGTTGTTCAGTCCCCTTTTTAAATAggagacaaaaataaaaaagatagtgGAGCTTGTAAATATTTCCGGTGGGCATATACTGTAAGGTGTTTAAagcgaaattttaaaaaagattaaaaaaaactgtttgacaACAAGGAGtttatattacaatttatttctaaatatctACAATAAGCATCTGCAGATCAAGGGCGGCATTGTTTGAATGGCAATGCTTGCAATAAGTTGCTTAAAAACGTAGGctgttttaagtgtttttttaagaagtttaGTCATTGAGATCTTGCTGTTAAATACATTGATGTACCTAGAGAATTTGAAAATACTGTTCATGGCTGTTTTAGAAAATCATTACTACCTCTATTTATGTCTAAGATATAGAGCAGTTCTTGATGAGCTACGGAAATCTAGAGGCTACAATTCCTTACAACTTGTTAACAAGATGGAGTCTTTGGcatgattaataaatttttagtttagtaaaaGGTGATAAGTGCATTACTCAATTTTACTAATAGTAATTAAATACATGTTACTACAATATTATAACAGCTGGTACAAGTAAAAACTTGTATAAACTATGGcgattgtttattaaatagactagaatttattttgtacattttaTATTCTGCATACTTAGATAACTGGACCGATCTGCTTTGAAAACtctaatatagtttttgttactttttcacCCACAGTAACAAGTGTTGCGTTGGTTGTTTCTTTACAGATAATGCAATTATAGTCATCCATTTTTTcggaattttaaataatataaaatgtctatttctaaagaaatattttgcgCATTAGTACTAATGTGTCAGTAAATGATTAATgctcaatgtttttttacaaaaaatttaaagtttgacattttatttttggcatattttcatatattaggcattaaatagaaaataaaaggCCTAAAGCAATTTAACAAGAACTTGTTATATTGCTTGTTAAACTTAGTACCAGATCccttgtatttaataaataaataaaattcattttatatattgctaagaattaaaaaataagttatgcaaacttacattttatttatataaataaacaataataatcaaAGTCTGCATAATTAGGAATtccattaaattataatattgtcCAAAAAGTAAAATAGTGACCCTAAGTAAAATAGCCATATCTTTGTTTCCCCTAATAGTTATTCGGTGGACTTTTTCCTGCTTAAAGTACATAAAACTACGCTTCCAATGATACCAAACActgctttttataaactttgtcTAGGTTGACCCCATTTTCAGTCTATTTTGACTACACTAATTTCTTTCCGCTTAAATCTTCAGTGCTAGTAATGAAAAAAGGATAATCCATAAATGGAATTCATTATACACTACCGTGCAAAAGTCTCCGCTCATttgtaatatttcaataaagtaacaaaagttTGCAagaaaattgcatttatttttaattgtttattaaacaatgaaTTAGACAGTAAATACAATACATTTTAggatgattttaaatatataaaatcaataaaatgttaatatacaaagttataaatgttaaattttattttcatcaatatgaGACCCCTTGGAGCGTATAACAGCCGCACATAATCTTGGCATTCGGGCTAATAATTTATTCATGGTTTCCGCTGTTATCTCATTCCAAGCTTTTTGCAAACGTTCCCATAGCATTTGCTGATTAATAAAAGATGTTTCACCTGCTTCTCTGATCTTCCGATCCAGTTCATCCCACAACTTTTCGATGGGTGATAGATCTGGTGATTGAGGAGCCCAAGTCATAATTTTGCAAACTTTTCCCCTTTCTTTtagtttcaaataatttttgcataaTCCAGATGCATGTTTTGGATCGTTGTCCTGCTGCATGATGAATCCTTTCCCAATTATACGATTACCAGATGGAATCGCGTGCTTAACCAAAATATTATGGTACATGTGTTTATCCATGGTAGatgtgattttaattaaatctccAGTTAACCCATTGCCAAAACATCCCCAAAGCATAATATTACCACCTCCATGTTTTACAGTACTTTGTATACATTGAGGAAGCACTCTTTTATTAGGTAAACGCCTAACATGCACGCGACGTCGGGTACCAAAAAGTTCGAACCTACTCTCGTCTGTCCATAGAACTTTCTTCCAATCTTCTAATCCccaatttttatgcatttttgcCCATTccaatcttttcttctttttactGCCCTCAACAAAGGTTTACGTGCAGCAACGCGTCCAATTAAGTTGACTGATCTTAGTCTTCTTTTTACAGTATCAATTGATACTGGCTTTACCCTTGTTTTGTTGAGTTCTGCTGTTAAAATTGTGGCTggaatttttctatttcttttgcTGGACACAACAATAAACGTATCTTCTTGCCGTGATGTAACTCTTGGTCTTCCAGAACGTGATCTGTCACTGTTGGAACCAATATCATGCAATCGTTGTGAGCATATCTCACACCTGATTCGGATATTTTTAACCTGGAAGCAATTTTTCTATATGAATAACCTTCTTCACGTAAAATACATATTTTGCCACGAAGTTCTTCACAATATTCTTTCTTTACTTTCAccatttttcaaattctttattaaattcaagacATTAAATGCGCACACTAACGCCATtttcaagtataaatataaacataagtcTATTAAAAGCAACCAATTAAAATGACTGAAAACATCCTTACCATGCCGGAAAGTATCATGCTACTGTCAAACCTAAgcttacaaaaaatattttggttaaaacttttgtgcagttttaaatttaataaagaatactGAAGAACTTTATATGTATTTTACGTGAAAAAGGTTATTCATATAGAAAAATTTCTGCCATGTTTTTAGCAGCAGAACTCAACAAAACAAaggtaaacaaaattatttgaaacaaaaagaaaaggaaaaagtATGCAAAATTATGATTTGGCCTcatcaactttttatattaacattttattctttttatatatttaaaatcatccTAAAATGTATTGCATTTACTGTTCCTTGCAAATATTACACATGAGCGGAGACTTTTGCAcggtagtgtatatatatatatatatatatatatatatatatatatatatatatatatatatatatatatatacatatatacttacatatatatatacatatatatatatatatatatatatatatatatatatatacttatatatatacatatttatatatatatacatatatatatatatatatatataaatatatatatatatatatatatatatatatatatatatatatatatataaatatatatatatacatatatatatatttatatatatatatataaatatatatttatatatatataaatatatatatataaatatgtatgtatatatatatatgtatatatatatgtatatatatatgtatatatatatatatatatgtatatatatatatatttatatatatatttagatatttatatatatatacatatatatatatatatatatatatatatatatatatatatatatatatatatatatatatatatatatatatatatatatatatatatatttatatatatatatatatatatatatatatttatatatatatatatatatatatatatatatatatatttatatatatatatatatatatatatatataagaagtaGTAgcaaatcacttaacaaaattgtttttaatgtaacactgtgtttcatcaataaagactcatcagaagcTTCAATTCATACCGAAagttaaattacaggaagttgcaaatgtcttaactactgtaaattttcacGCATTTGTGGAATATTTTGACACTATtacaaaagttacttttttagaattgaatacttaaaaaattgtttattaaatagggGAAGGggtttaatgtaattattatttgaacttAGCTATTTGTGTAGTTTTTTaggataaacttttttttgtgccTGCATatagaaatcaattccgattttttgtttaataagcaTACTTGATTTGcatgtgtaataatttttttaaattataacacaGGCATAGCatgcatttttttgaaatattgttataagCATGTACTGTTTTAAGTATGGACCAATttagtataaaatcatcaattgttttattttttaatccccaaatatattttgacagcatggtgtctttgaagtacttttttttttaaaggattttttatgATTGGCAAAAAGCTTTTTTCCACTAACcctctgttatgccaatatattttttatcaggtATATACTTAAAGGAAACAACacaatttaatttgtaatgtagtttaatgtaatttaatttttggtataggttttaataatttgattatttatttttgacgaGTAAATAAACGATGTGCACGGAAAAAAGCAAgataaataacagttttttaagtataaagGAACATCAACAGTAGAAGGATGCAATTTTGTGGATTGAAGAGTCGTGCAAGATTGAAGTTTAGTTGATGTAACGAGAAATGATAGCTTGCTTATTAATAGCACCACCATGACAGtacttctaaaaaaagaaaaagatttaaactgaCAATAATTGGATAGAGGCTTAACAACTGTAACTTTTTACATTAACAACAACTTTTTAGACCTTGTCTGCGAGACCTTTCTCTTACTCCACTAAAGGCAATCAGCCCAAatcaaaaatagtattttacgcaataactaataagaaatttatatattaataataagagAATAAGAGAGGTGAaaaatagaatctggagtaagaaaatggTTTGCACAATAAAGATATGCAATTTGTAGGAGGTTTGTAATCCTAAAATAACtctactgtttaaaaaaatgatcaagGTGTAAAATTGGTATTTCGATCATTATCATGAAATAGAAATAATACAGGACTAAGGTTAGAATCTTGCGGCATCCAAGAAGTTACTTGAGTAACTTCAGGATGTTTTAACTATAAACTCGTTAAACTAGTcgtcataaatattaaattaacaacTTTCCTGTATCTGTACTTGCATACATGTGTATATGTAAACTgactataaaaattgttaaaaatattttatatctaacGTTACTAATATgacttaataaataaagttaaaaatagaatagttaaaaattgaatgttatactttaacaatataatgttttttaaactcgTATAAGGtcactttattattattcagtaTAGCTTTATAAACTCAAAATGCAGAAGACGATGTGTTAATAGCAACagagcaaaaaatatttttagtatttgtcttaaatgtgtttattaattcaatttttattgtacTAATTTATGAAAATACCCACAAGGGCTTTAAGAAGAAAACATTACATTCACAAGATCAAAAATGCCGCATATATTTAATCCTAATTTGAATAAAGTAGCGAATATCAGATAAATATAAGTCTCTCCGAAAGGTTCAAAAGTTACTCTAATTTACTATTTAAGTAATAGATTTTGAAATGTTATTATAGAAGCATTCGGACTTTCATTCATCTGATATTGACTacatttatacaatataaatttaaatacatgtGATACTTAAAATCTTTAAGATATTTGGTATTTTCCACCTAAATCCCATGTggaatttactaaataaaaaactatgtaGACAAAGTAAAATTCTCATATGGGTTCTCACATATTCAATGTGCGATTTTTCACTGGTTCAATTCCCACacttttgttttcaatgatATACTGCATATAAGAGTTCCTTTTCAGTATCTCCATAAAAATCCATTTAAGAGGTCTTAATagaaataagatataaaataaagttttcttaaaagGTTTATCATTTTTGACGCAAAAGTGGAACCTTCACTAATAAAGTATTGATTAAGTGTTTTggcaattataaatttatttgaagctatttcataatcatttttatagatatatatgaatCAATTTATGTCATTATTTTTCCTGCCAATTACTTTCTTGGTAATGTTCAAAAGTATTTTAccaataatgttttttgttttgtttatgtttatttctttgGCTTTTAATCACCATCTCAAAATAAcgtttatagtttttgtaattaGTGTCATTGTTAGgatttactttgaaaaattaattatataattaacactttttatttgACGGCCTAATAATTCCTGGAAATTGTTATTGAGAAgttgttgtaatttataaagaaacttaTTGCATGCCTTTTCTGTGTGTACAAAATTAAGAGGGTCATCTCAGTTTAAATTTGATAGCAGggaatttaaattttcaatgacTTCTTCATTTACTTGtcgcctaatttttttttgtttctgcgCATTAATACTAATGTATTTTTGTGAGATACAAAATGAGTGAAGTGATCTGAAATGCGTTTAattatatcagtttttatttttgatctgAAACCATTTATGACTATTTGATTTATGACAGTTgcgtttttttttagatattttttaggGTTCATTAATTAGTAAAATACAGTCGAAAACAACCTTACGATATACTTTCCGCACAAAGTTGTTTTTCATATTCTTCATCAATTGTCAAAGCGCCtactttgttataaaatatcCAATCTTTTTCTTTGAACAAAAAATCTACTTCCAAAGTCATCTCTTCTGTTAACTCGTTTACTTTTTAAGGGGTTTCCCACTTCAATTGCTCCAATCGTTTTCTTGTTGGCTGGGTGGATTTTACCTTTTGTGTTTTTTGACaatgctctttctctttaaTACTGTCTTTTCCAGTATCTATGTCCTCATTGATGTCAACACTGTCACTGTTAACGTCAAAGTCGACATTTGCGCTTTTTCTGTTGATCTTTGATACAGTTGGTTGTGTTAGATTTGAGAGTGAAATGGTTAGGTTTGATAGTTTTAGAGGATTAGTTTCGGGTTGGCTTTGATGTTTTTAACGAAGGGTTAGCCCTTTGACGTTTTGATATCGAGGTAAAGGGTTTTGGCTTGAGTtctttcagtttaaaaaaattataatttagtttcGTAATTATAATTTAGTTAGTTTCGGGTTGGCTTTGATGTTTGCAACGAAGGGTTAGCAATTCGACGTTTTGATATCGAGGTAAAAGGTTTTGATTTGGGCTCttccagtttttattaattataattacgttaccaataaaaatatcttcaaaattctttacattttttcaagttttgaaaCTAGTTTTTACTAACATGAATAATTAAGCTTTAGCGATGAAACACctaatgtaactttttttaattgtggttttgaaatttttaaagtaagtaAATTGGAAAACCATATTTGGAAAACCCCTgagtaaaaattcaaaacttgaaaacatttcCAATGTTAAAACTTCCTTTCATTGAATGGCCGTTTGATAGTACTAAACCATGGAGAGAAAAAGTTTTCTGAAAAGTGTTACAAAATCAATACCAATAGATAGCGTCAGAAAAGGGGTAAAATGTTATGGAGCAAAGTGGCGTTAAGTTAAACCATACTCCTTTTTTACTACTATTAAAACACTGTGTGGTAATGAAAGtgttaataaagttaaagagcaaaggaaaaaaaatcttacaatctttataagaaatgaaattattttcatattttaagcagctgaaaacaacttttaaatgcTCGTGATAACAATTAGTTAGAAATAgcatatttttaagaaaatgggCACATATTAGACTTGTAGTTAACACTGATGGAATTcctgttaaattgtcaaaacgGTTTTCATGGCTTTTGGTAGCgtctttataaatatctatattgaTTGCAagttactaattttaatttatgtttggcttttattttatatctggTCTGATTTTAAAATGCcaaatatgcaatttttttacctccttttgttaatgtttttaccCAGCTATCCACTACTTGTCTACTTTTAACTGATAATGTTTGTAACTtttttcatgtatatatatatttatttgtgatATAATGGGAAGAGCAATGGTTTCTTGACAAAGGCAGTTTAATTGTTATAATGGTTGCCATTAGTGTTCTTCGCAAGGAAAAATAGCTTAAAAAACCAGGGGCTCTTGTATGATTGCATCCGTTTTCCTATTTTAATGTGAATtgtagaaaagataaagatatataataaattactaaacaTTGAATAAGAAGTATTTTTAGTGGTCCCAACTGACCCTTTAATATTTAATGGGCCCCTAATATTATcttacaaaaattgtttcaaatgtaagTCAACCTGTTACTCAaaaaaagcgaaattttatagaattttaaaaaatagttgttattttttatatatacatatatatatatatgtatatatatatatatattttcttttttatttataaatatatatgtatatatatatatatatatatgtatttatatatatatatatattctatctCTTTTTGATCACAATGGAGTGCAGTTAGTAGATAAAATGTCTATTGCAAGCTgcttaaataatcaattttttaaagcattttcatCACCTGACACTTACTCCCAAGCGCCAAATTTTCCTCGAAGAACTGAAATTGTTTGTTCTCCAGTTTCAAGCTCCATATTCAGTTGTTgcaatattgaaaaacttttattcgcgCTTGACTCTTCGAAAGGCACTGGCAACGATGGAATCCATCCTAGAGTGCTAAAAAGTTGCTCCAAAGAAATCAGTGTGCTTCTCTCTCTCTTATTTATCAAGTCGTTTGATTCTGGACAAGTACCGTCTGGGTGGAAACTTGCTAATATAACGccaatatttaaaaagggtCAGCGTACTGATCCTGGAAATTACAGGCCTATTTCCCTCACCTCTGCAGTTGgaaaattaatggaaaaataatGCGTGATGTCATGACTGAACACCTAGTTAAGCATAACCTGTTATCTCGGCATCAAAACGGTTTTGTCAAATCTAAATCGTGCATCACCAATCTTCTTGAAGTACTGGATATCATTACCGAAGCCTTAAGTGACAACTGTGCTGCATTGCTCATCTTGTTAGATTTTACCAAAGCTTTCGATCGTGTGTCACATTCTCTGCTTTATCACAAACTGGCTGGCTA containing:
- the LOC136080160 gene encoding uncharacterized protein LOC136080160, producing the protein MRDVMTEHLVKHNLLSRHQNGFVKSKSCITNLLEVLDIITEALSDNCAALLILLDFTKAFDRVSHSLLYHKLAGYGFGKNILAWLKDFLENRKQRVVLGNFASE